CCTTTGTCACGCTGCTGCTTTCTCTCATCTTGGTCATTCCTGTAGGATGGGCGCTCAGAACACGAGCGTCAGTATCTTTACTGCCAGGCCATGGATACCACAGAGAACACGGAGTTAGTGAAAACGCCAAGGTAAGTATCATAAGGACTCATGataaggccaaaaaaaaaaaaaaaaccttgatgTATCAATTAGAAATGAGGCTCATGTcgcaaacattttttaaacactttaactTAAACACTTCTATCAAGCTTGAGTcccaaaataaacacactgccATGTTAACCAGTGTTTAAATCCATGAGAGCTTCTTAAACCCCACCCACCAATCCTAGACTAATGGAGGCTTTGGAAGTCTTTTGAAAGTTAGTTGCTATGGTTTGCTATGATCACCTACATTTCGTTGCACTAGCAGCTTGTTagattaaaaagtgaaagaattCTGATTACACGGACCATTTAAAGTGTAAAGCCTCACTTGATATTTGCATATACCACAGTAGCACAGTTGTAGTttgatttaaatatatacaggaTACACTCATGATTATATCACCATGTGTGGTGAAAGCATGAAACGCAGGAAATGAAATCTTCTAAAAACTCACTCGTGCTTTACTGTACAGCTGCCCAGACACAAGAGTTTTATCATGGGAGAGACGTCTTATTACAGATGCTAACCTCACCTTGAATAGGGCGtgaatatttttagaaagcatTCTATTATTTTCCTAACTATGGTAAAACTGTTGGTAGCTAGAATTGATGTTATTGATTCCTATTTCATTCCAGGAACTACCATAAGTAGAATTAAGTTTGGGATTAAGAGCATtctgtaataatcatataaagTTGGTTGGATTGTGATGCTAATCAGTCTTTTCTTTTACCAGTGAATATCTGGCCATGCTTATGCCTCCACTGACAGAAGAAAAAGTGTAAGTCTCCGAATTTCATTAGGTTCtctgaataatattttaaaaagtgaaacattataaacattttgctACTATCAATATTCCcttctttatctctgtctttaGGGTTAAACCAGTGGGACCTAGTAATGTGCTTTCTATGGCCCAGCTACGTACATTGCCACTTGGAGATCAAGTCAAGACCTTGATGAAGAATGGTAGGTTTAGTAAATATACTAATTCATCCCATCAAAAGATGTCTCGTATTCTAGGATTTGATATTTATTTGGCTATCTGCTTCAGTCAAGGTCATGCCGTTTGCCAATCTGATGGGGCTGCTTGCATCAGGCACAGACTCCACTGCAGTACTGCGCTGCATACAGCAGGTGGCGATGCTCGTCCAGGGAAACTGGGTTGTCAAGAGGTGCGGCTGGTCTCTGTCCCAACCATAGCTAATCACTCAATGtaataaagtgtttaatgttaaaataaacagatgcaCCTTTCTTTGTTGATTGTATTTCATAAGGCAGTAAGTAGACGCATGTATCACTCTGATCTACGATGAGTTGTTTAATAGCTGCTTGTTAATGCTTGTGTTTTTCAGCGATGTTCTGTATCCCAAGTCCACCTGCAGTCCACACAGCGGCGTGCCTGCAGAGGTGCTCTGTAGGGGCCGCGACTTTGTGGTGAGTTCGTCTTGTCGTCTTATTTTCCAAGACAGTTTGCGTTCTTTTGAATGTGCCGAGATTGAGCTTTGCCAGCCAGTGCAACTGCATAAAAGCCTGTTTCACTGATTTTTGTAGATGTGGAGATTCACAAACGAGCGCTCACTGATGAGAAAAGAGGTTGCTGCTATCATAAAGGTTGGTTGGATTGTGTTCAGCATGGGGCCAGGCTCACTTATTAGGGCTGTTAggctttaaaacaaataaattcgGTTTATATGTAGTCCATATTTTATGTCagaaatacactcactgagcactttattaggaactctGTATTAATACTGGGTAGAGCCTCCATTTGTtgtcaaaacagcctcaattgtTCATGCCGTGGATTCCACAAgctgttggaaacattcctttgagattctggtccatgtggacatgattgcatcacgcagaTCCTTCAGATTCTTCACGTGCACGTGcacatgctgcgaatctcccgttctaccatcccaaaggtgttctactggattcagatcctgtgactgggaaggccactgaagaacactgaactcattgtcatgttcatgaaaccagtttaaGACAtcttctgctttgtgacatggtgcattatcatgctggacgtagccattagaagatgggtaaattgtggccatgaagggatgcacatgatcAGCAACAATTTCAAAtaagctgtggcattcaagcaatgattgattggtattaacgggcccaaagtgtgccaagaaaacattccccacaccattacaccacctccaccagcctggactgttgacacaaggtccatggattcatgctgttggtgctaccgtctgtgtgcctcagcagaaatcgagattcatcagaccaggctacatttttccagtcttcaactgtccaggtttggtgagcctgtgcccactgcagcctcagctttctgttcttggctgacagaagtggaacccgacatggtcttctgctgtaacccatccgcctcaaggttcgatgtgttgtgcagtctgagatgcttttctgctcaccgcaattatacagagtgattatctcagttactgtagcctttctgtcagctcgaaccagtctggccattctccattgacctctctcatcaacaaggcatttctgtccgcagaactgccgctcactggatgttatTCCTTTATTgtaccattctgagtaaactctagagactgttgtgcgtgaaaatcccaggagatcagcagttatagaaatactcaaccCAGCCtgtctgagatcacattttttccctcaatCTGATggatgatgtgaacattacctgaagcttctggcctgtatctacatgattttatgcatagcactgctgccacatgattggctgattagataattgcatgagtaggtgtacagatgttcctaataaagtgctcagtgatgttttttcctgctcaaattttagcattttaaaaatttgcagTAAACCTGATCATCCTTTAATCATCCTGAATTTGTAGCCTTAAAAAACATTGGCTGTATATGTTTGGattagtttgtgttttatcaAATGGATGTCATGGGTTTTATGGTGCTTCTAGCTGCCTCCTGAGGACGTCAAGGACTTTTTGGAACAGATGGCTGTTCCCAGAGCAAACAGAGGCTGGGAGTTCCTGTTGCCTACTGACCATGATTTTGTCAAGAAGCATCCTGATGTGGCTCAGAGACAGCACATGCTCTGGCTGGGCATCCAGAACAAGTAAAATGAATTGTGAAGCTATTGATTGATGTAGAGTCAGTTGGTTTATAGTGTGTACAGAACGAGTGATGCCTCTTATTTgatatactgaatatattttcacttttgtgATTTTGCAGGTTAGAAAAGGTTTTCAACTTCTCAAAGGAGGACTTCCTGCACAAAAAGGATACTCAAATGGGTATTTATCTGAAGTCTGTAAACCGTCTCCATTCTGTCTTTCAGTTGTGCTTGCTTGTAGACCGCTATCTTTGCTAGATCTGTCTTATGAACGAGTCCATATCTGTGTTACAGACTCGGTTCATATTAGCGGTGAGCAGCGTCTCAAGGTGGCTCGAGAGAATGCACGGGAGCGTCATGCCTCTCTGCAGAAAGACTTAGATGCCCGGAGACTAAAGGCATCATCCATGTCTTCTGGCTCTGGTGGAACTAATACAATGGTGCACATTAAAGAAGAGCCCATGAGCGACTCTGAGGAGTCTATGGACACATCCAGTTCTGTTCCAAACGGTTCAGTCAACGGTTATCCCTCATCAGACTCCCCTAACACGGACCTCCACAGTGAGTACGGGGCAGCGCAGGCCCCTACCCCGGAGCTCCAAGACTTTGTACGGAGCACTTTCCGGAAACACTTTGTCCTGTGCCTCAGTGAAGTCAAACGGCTGTTCAACCTGCATCTGGCCAGCCTTCCTACAGGACACAGCCGGTTCGGCCACGTCACAGACCGCATGCTCCAGGACACGATCCTCCACAGCCACTGCAGACAGATCCTAGTGCCTGTGAGTACATTAGGGACCTGATGTTCCAAGTGTCCATCACTTCAAAGTGTCACTGTGCTTTCAAAGGCATTATGTTCAATCGGATGAAATGTCAGTGTGAAGCAAAACATACTTTTCTATGAATTTCTATAACCAATTGCCATCTTTGTGGCAGCAGggcagtattttatttatttatttatttatttatttattttgttggtGGCGGTGTTTCGTCTGAGTCTTTGTGTTGCTTCAGCAGTGCATAAGCACAGTTATTTGAAAGGATCATGATTACTTTTTACTGATTTCAAATATCCCTTAGATTTTTGTCATATggttccaaataaataaatgtgtagtaGGTCAAGCAGAACAGTTTGGGAAGCAGTAAGCCTTTCTCAGTCAGTGGTTTTGAACTATGAGCCAGTGTTTCGTACACATGGGTGATACTTTGgagcattttattaattaatgctgTGAATTAATTAGTGCTGTGACATTAACACGCCTTGTTTATAATATAGCTGTGATATGAACTTGGTGCCA
The sequence above is a segment of the Pangasianodon hypophthalmus isolate fPanHyp1 chromosome 12, fPanHyp1.pri, whole genome shotgun sequence genome. Coding sequences within it:
- the polr3e gene encoding DNA-directed RNA polymerase III subunit RPC5, translated to MASGEEDDPIIQEMDVYLAKSLSDKLYLFQYPVRPANMNYDDVTHLTAKIKPKQQKVEIEVAIDTMSPNYCRSKGEQIALNVDGTSLEDSSTYSIKMMDKQTFSSIQATTNTSRYAAAVFRKGELHLTPLHGILQMRPSFSYLDKADSKHKEREAANEAGDSSQDEAEDDAKQITVRFSRPESEQARQRRIQSYEFLQKKQAEEPWVHLHYHGLKDGRSEHERQYLYCQAMDTTENTELVKTPSEYLAMLMPPLTEEKVVKPVGPSNVLSMAQLRTLPLGDQVKTLMKNVKVMPFANLMGLLASGTDSTAVLRCIQQVAMLVQGNWVVKSDVLYPKSTCSPHSGVPAEVLCRGRDFVMWRFTNERSLMRKEVAAIIKLPPEDVKDFLEQMAVPRANRGWEFLLPTDHDFVKKHPDVAQRQHMLWLGIQNKLEKVFNFSKEDFLHKKDTQMDSVHISGEQRLKVARENARERHASLQKDLDARRLKASSMSSGSGGTNTMVHIKEEPMSDSEESMDTSSSVPNGSVNGYPSSDSPNTDLHSEYGAAQAPTPELQDFVRSTFRKHFVLCLSEVKRLFNLHLASLPTGHSRFGHVTDRMLQDTILHSHCRQILVPFPPQSSASADEQKVFGLWENGETFDKHRQILFEIFMKNYRVRRNVIQTRLTQELGDAVTKADVDRLLKECCVSLGGMWYLKGTVQS